In one window of Aquimarina spinulae DNA:
- a CDS encoding ankyrin repeat domain-containing protein, whose translation MKKLAVILIMLITYQSYTQTKTIFEYVCNGNIKKVDSLLKTIDINTKSKNQSNLLHFATYCNQKEIFDFLINQEISINEKNKFGDTPLMYAVLRRNVKMTKTLIAKGANVNTVNKDNLTPLYNAVQSDNTELVNILIKAKADINLGATLLHKAVLNNSLDVLKMIINSDTDIDIINEYGNTPLALAIRERNPEIAEFLITKGADRKKVPKYNLKGKYLGQTKPDSIPLLFAKSFISTENFVHSPTFSSEGKELYYTVESWRYHGGTIFITKQENGIWTQPKPIEIDGDYREIDPFLSPDNNTLYYCTDRPIVAGDSTRTNCDMWMIKRLSKTWGKPIHLGMPVNNAKHHDWFPTLSDDGTLFYSTGPNRSSNIVFSEYKNGVYQKPVDLGIKVNSESRDYDPTIAPDKDFVIFSSNRSGGFGSVDLYISFKDKAENWTKAKNMGELINTKSIEFAPRLSPDGKYLFFNRGASIYWVSTKEIQKLR comes from the coding sequence ATGAAAAAATTAGCCGTAATTCTTATTATGTTAATCACCTATCAATCATACACTCAAACAAAAACCATTTTTGAATATGTATGTAATGGGAATATTAAAAAAGTTGATTCTCTATTAAAAACAATTGACATTAATACAAAGAGTAAAAATCAATCTAATTTATTGCATTTTGCTACGTATTGTAACCAAAAAGAAATATTTGATTTTCTAATCAATCAAGAGATTAGTATTAATGAAAAAAATAAATTTGGCGATACACCACTGATGTATGCTGTATTGAGAAGAAATGTAAAAATGACGAAAACACTCATTGCCAAAGGTGCTAATGTAAACACTGTAAACAAAGACAACCTAACCCCATTATACAATGCGGTACAATCTGATAATACAGAATTAGTAAATATCCTTATAAAAGCAAAAGCAGATATCAATTTAGGAGCTACTTTGCTACACAAGGCAGTACTTAACAATAGTCTAGACGTTTTAAAAATGATAATCAATAGTGATACAGATATTGATATTATAAATGAGTATGGAAATACACCTTTGGCACTTGCGATACGTGAAAGAAATCCAGAAATAGCAGAGTTTTTAATAACGAAAGGTGCTGATCGAAAAAAAGTACCTAAATATAATCTTAAAGGAAAATATTTAGGGCAAACAAAACCTGACAGCATTCCCTTATTATTTGCTAAAAGCTTTATTTCTACAGAAAATTTTGTACATAGTCCTACATTTTCTTCAGAAGGAAAAGAACTATACTACACTGTAGAATCATGGAGATATCATGGAGGTACCATATTTATCACAAAACAAGAAAATGGAATTTGGACACAACCAAAACCTATAGAAATTGATGGAGACTATAGAGAAATAGACCCCTTTCTGTCACCAGACAACAACACTTTATACTATTGCACAGACAGACCTATAGTTGCAGGTGATTCTACACGAACAAATTGTGATATGTGGATGATAAAAAGGTTGTCAAAAACATGGGGTAAACCAATACATCTCGGTATGCCCGTAAATAATGCTAAACATCATGATTGGTTTCCAACGCTCTCTGATGATGGTACACTGTTTTATTCGACTGGACCAAATCGTTCGAGTAATATTGTTTTTTCAGAATACAAAAATGGAGTTTATCAAAAACCCGTAGACTTGGGTATTAAAGTTAATTCAGAAAGTAGAGATTATGATCCTACTATAGCTCCGGATAAAGACTTTGTTATTTTTTCTTCTAATAGATCAGGAGGATTTGGCTCTGTAGATTTGTATATTAGTTTTAAAGATAAAGCGGAAAACTGGACAAAAGCCAAAAATATGGGTGAATTAATTAACACAAAAAGCATTGAATTCGCTCCTCGACTATCACCAGATGGGAAGTATTTATTTTTTAATCGTGGAGCTAGCATTTATTGGGTATCGACAAAAGAAATTCAGAAATTAAGGTAA
- a CDS encoding PD40 domain-containing protein, whose product MNVKRITSLIVFAILCMNAWSQFRTTNRDYHPKWSPDGTSLIYYAYGINRQGIYIRNIKTNQERKVGNIFGSHPRFSPDGKSIVYCTRDKGTLVISDLKGNVIKEIKTGLEGLLFHPVWSPNGKQIVFDMSLKRKSSLYIINIDGTELKTIVKEGNRASQANFFDNGKQIIFGANFNGEKNKDIYTMTLDDLKIKQITNTSNINEWAPDVSNTKEIVFVANDLGSNSIYKTNLEGNFRKHLTSKLTNSYIPDWSPNGKKVAFSSETFGMSEVIIIDKNGRNYKNITRNSITNESPSVVGNHVLFVSKREGKPQVYTYNLSEKKSKLVFSSNKNLNIPVANSLKQIFYEVKTPDGSNIYRWNAKTKKEKAIVNSENNESNPTLSPNGKLLCYEVELNSKRDLIVLDLSTNKTINVTNTKEVSEENPSWIDNQTLVYNSDKTGDYELYQLDITTGKNSQITNTKSHEFMGEVSPNKSKITFVSNKDENYEIYVMHLKTRKIQRLTNNKNHDFLPRWIDNKTIVYQSNKNGNTEVYKINVDTKKTTQLTSLDN is encoded by the coding sequence ATGAACGTTAAAAGAATAACATCATTAATTGTCTTTGCCATTTTATGTATGAATGCTTGGTCGCAATTTAGAACAACCAATAGAGATTACCATCCAAAATGGTCTCCAGATGGGACTTCTCTAATTTATTATGCTTATGGGATCAATAGACAAGGTATATACATTCGCAATATCAAAACAAATCAAGAAAGAAAAGTTGGAAATATTTTTGGTTCTCATCCTAGATTTTCACCAGATGGGAAATCTATAGTGTATTGTACAAGAGATAAAGGAACTTTGGTAATCAGTGATTTGAAAGGTAATGTCATAAAAGAGATAAAGACAGGTTTAGAAGGATTGTTATTTCATCCTGTTTGGTCTCCAAACGGAAAGCAAATCGTTTTTGATATGTCATTAAAAAGAAAATCCAGTTTATATATTATTAATATTGATGGAACTGAACTTAAAACTATAGTAAAAGAAGGGAATAGAGCATCGCAAGCCAATTTTTTTGACAATGGTAAACAAATTATTTTCGGAGCAAATTTTAACGGAGAAAAGAATAAAGATATATATACTATGACATTAGATGATTTGAAAATAAAGCAAATTACTAATACGTCGAATATCAATGAATGGGCACCTGATGTATCTAATACTAAAGAAATTGTTTTTGTAGCTAATGATTTGGGAAGTAACAGTATTTATAAAACAAATTTGGAGGGAAACTTTAGAAAGCATTTAACTTCAAAATTGACGAATAGTTATATACCCGATTGGTCTCCAAATGGTAAAAAAGTAGCTTTTTCTTCCGAAACATTTGGTATGAGTGAAGTGATTATAATAGATAAGAATGGAAGGAACTATAAAAATATCACTAGAAACTCCATAACAAATGAATCTCCAAGTGTTGTAGGAAATCATGTTCTTTTTGTTTCTAAAAGAGAAGGGAAACCTCAAGTATATACTTATAATTTAAGTGAAAAGAAATCTAAATTAGTATTTTCATCAAACAAGAATTTAAATATTCCTGTAGCTAATTCATTAAAGCAAATTTTTTATGAAGTAAAGACTCCTGATGGATCTAATATTTATAGATGGAATGCAAAAACAAAAAAAGAGAAAGCGATTGTAAATAGTGAAAATAATGAGAGCAACCCAACTTTATCTCCTAACGGAAAACTACTTTGTTATGAAGTAGAATTGAATAGTAAAAGAGACCTAATAGTATTAGATTTATCTACTAATAAAACCATTAATGTTACAAACACAAAAGAAGTAAGTGAAGAGAATCCCTCTTGGATAGATAATCAAACTTTGGTTTATAATTCTGATAAAACAGGGGATTATGAACTTTATCAACTCGATATCACAACAGGCAAAAACTCACAAATTACCAATACAAAAAGCCATGAATTCATGGGGGAAGTTTCTCCTAATAAATCAAAAATCACTTTTGTTTCAAATAAAGATGAAAATTATGAAATCTATGTGATGCATCTCAAAACCAGAAAGATTCAAAGATTAACAAATAACAAAAACCACGATTTCTTACCAAGGTGGATAGATAATAAAACTATTGTGTATCAATCTAATAAGAATGGAAATACAGAGGTTTATAAAATAAACGTTGATACTAAAAAAACAACACAGTTAACTTCTCTTGATAATTAA
- a CDS encoding LytR/AlgR family response regulator transcription factor produces MNVVIIEDETSVAQNLSDLLLEINPKIKVLVVLETIRGSIQWFRQNKAPDIAFFDIKIADGSSFEILEKMTLNFPIIFTTAFDEYALKAFKYNSIDYLLKPINKSDLKKAILKYKNLYTHDKTILNDNARLIEIIKEIKESTKNNIYKNSFLVSYRNQLIPLSTNDISYFYLENKIIYSRTNENKTYKIHSTLETLQKQLNPFLFFRVNRQCIVSKQAIKSVNVYEKRKLKLFLYPQHSFEIVISKLKATNFKKWMKNSQ; encoded by the coding sequence ATGAATGTAGTAATTATTGAAGATGAAACCAGTGTCGCGCAAAACTTGAGTGATTTGTTGCTTGAGATTAATCCAAAAATTAAGGTTTTGGTTGTGTTAGAAACAATAAGAGGAAGCATACAATGGTTTCGACAAAATAAAGCACCAGACATTGCATTTTTTGATATAAAAATAGCAGATGGTAGTTCTTTTGAAATACTTGAAAAAATGACACTTAACTTTCCTATAATATTCACCACTGCTTTTGATGAATATGCTCTTAAGGCTTTTAAATATAATAGTATTGATTATTTGTTAAAACCCATTAATAAATCTGATTTAAAAAAAGCGATTCTAAAATATAAAAACCTTTATACTCATGATAAGACCATTTTAAATGATAATGCAAGGCTAATAGAAATAATAAAGGAGATTAAGGAATCTACTAAAAACAACATTTATAAGAATTCTTTTTTAGTAAGCTACAGAAATCAATTAATCCCATTAAGTACTAATGATATCTCATATTTTTATCTAGAAAATAAAATTATTTATAGCAGAACAAATGAGAATAAAACCTACAAAATCCATAGTACTTTAGAAACATTACAAAAGCAATTAAATCCTTTTTTATTTTTTAGAGTAAACAGACAATGTATTGTTTCAAAACAAGCTATTAAATCTGTTAATGTCTATGAAAAGAGAAAACTAAAGCTTTTTTTATATCCACAACACTCTTTTGAAATAGTCATTAGTAAACTTAAAGCAACTAACTTTAAAAAATGGATGAAAAATTCACAGTAG
- a CDS encoding sensor histidine kinase, which yields MKKKTNYIWLIVISAVVITLLANVGLFNHFHKLHNLKDPTPMDQEQYYFTIRIGFVGVATELLMLVIFTFFNYSWKDKLVKKSNTWLIIISNLLILIAFIGMKLFIFKYITKTHPNLVFSLNYFNDFLINHSLVLTIAIAAPYMLLRIEKAREMEMNLVKIKEEKSIAELSALKEQISPHFFFNTLSTLSTIVRNDTKKASLEFIDDISSTYRYSLSSTKTDLVTLKEELNFIVSYADLLQKRFGQKLKITLNISEEIYDTDIPPMSIQLLIENAIQHNIITTKNPLYIKAYSNDGFICIENNLQEKQEIESFGIGLMNLNNRYKLIANKEIFIEKKSNHFLVKLPVLI from the coding sequence GTGAAAAAAAAGACTAACTATATATGGCTTATTGTAATATCAGCAGTTGTTATTACCCTATTAGCTAATGTAGGGTTGTTTAACCATTTTCATAAGCTTCATAATTTAAAAGATCCTACACCAATGGATCAAGAGCAGTATTATTTCACTATTAGAATTGGTTTTGTAGGCGTAGCTACCGAATTATTGATGCTTGTAATTTTTACATTTTTTAATTATTCATGGAAAGATAAACTAGTAAAGAAAAGTAATACGTGGTTAATTATTATAAGTAATTTACTCATATTAATAGCTTTTATTGGTATGAAACTATTTATATTTAAATATATAACCAAAACACACCCTAATTTAGTATTCTCTTTAAATTACTTCAATGATTTTCTAATTAATCATTCATTGGTATTAACCATTGCTATAGCAGCTCCTTATATGTTATTACGTATAGAAAAGGCTAGGGAAATGGAAATGAATTTAGTTAAGATAAAAGAAGAGAAATCTATCGCCGAACTATCAGCTTTAAAAGAACAAATTAGTCCACACTTTTTCTTTAATACGTTGAGTACTTTGAGTACTATCGTTAGAAATGATACTAAGAAAGCTAGTCTCGAATTTATAGATGATATCTCAAGCACTTATCGCTATTCGTTATCATCTACTAAAACAGATTTAGTAACATTAAAAGAAGAACTCAACTTCATAGTGTCATACGCAGATTTGTTACAAAAACGTTTCGGTCAAAAATTAAAGATTACTTTAAACATATCCGAAGAAATATATGACACTGATATACCTCCTATGTCAATCCAATTATTAATAGAAAATGCTATACAGCATAATATAATTACTACCAAAAACCCTTTATATATAAAAGCATATAGTAATGATGGTTTCATATGTATTGAAAATAATTTACAGGAAAAACAAGAAATCGAAAGTTTTGGCATTGGCCTTATGAATTTGAACAATCGTTATAAACTAATAGCTAATAAAGAAATTTTTATTGAAAAAAAATCAAATCATTTTTTAGTAAAACTACCAGTATTAATATGA
- a CDS encoding LamG-like jellyroll fold domain-containing protein — MKTTLLLSISRVLFLLITTISFSQNKQLKGHILFYSSFDGKLSADVSVGDAMMYTAENYKKADNAKSGLNDPNVILAKNKGLIGDALHFKKAKTSAVFYKAYKNVGYSNKSWSGTISFWLQLDPDNDLAPGYCDPICITDVRYNDAALWVDFTDHDPRKFRFGALGDLDVWNPGNKDDNAKWEKRTVTVKQPPFDKGKWTHIAITFSKVNTTKSIFKLYLNGTFKGAIKDVNDPFTWEAEKGKIMLGLGYIGFMDELTIFDKPLDLKEVKSVFELKNGIKTLFK; from the coding sequence ATGAAAACAACACTGCTTTTATCTATATCTAGAGTATTATTTTTACTAATTACTACTATTTCTTTTTCACAAAATAAACAATTAAAAGGTCATATACTATTTTACAGTTCTTTTGACGGAAAATTATCTGCAGATGTATCTGTTGGCGATGCAATGATGTATACAGCCGAAAATTATAAAAAAGCAGATAATGCTAAATCGGGTTTAAACGATCCTAATGTTATTTTAGCTAAGAATAAAGGCCTTATAGGTGATGCACTTCACTTTAAAAAGGCAAAAACTTCCGCTGTTTTTTATAAGGCATATAAAAATGTGGGATACAGTAATAAATCATGGAGTGGTACCATATCATTTTGGTTACAATTAGACCCCGACAATGATTTGGCACCGGGTTATTGTGACCCAATATGTATTACAGATGTTAGATACAATGATGCTGCATTATGGGTAGATTTTACTGATCATGACCCTAGAAAATTTAGATTTGGAGCTTTGGGAGATTTAGACGTTTGGAATCCAGGAAACAAAGACGATAATGCTAAGTGGGAAAAACGTACTGTTACTGTAAAACAACCTCCTTTTGACAAAGGAAAATGGACACATATTGCTATTACTTTCTCAAAAGTGAATACAACAAAATCTATATTTAAATTATACTTAAATGGTACATTCAAAGGCGCTATAAAAGATGTTAATGATCCATTTACATGGGAAGCAGAAAAAGGAAAGATCATGTTAGGTCTAGGCTATATTGGCTTTATGGATGAGCTTACCATTTTTGATAAACCACTAGATCTTAAAGAAGTGAAATCTGTTTTCGAATTAAAAAATGGCATAAAAACGTTATTCAAATAA
- a CDS encoding TolB family protein — MKNFILFIGVLTSLGLLSNLDLFNDKILYSSDSEDYLETSERILFVSRIAGQEELCSVKPDGSSLKQLTKKESRSEYQPHFSKDNRYITFNTYRYGGWKLAKATSDLRSVNKLIKNSVGYEYDASWSNNGNYIAYIGFDAGRSGKRQVFITDTKGINPKNITKNYKQFSHYAPVFSKDDKMIYCYAVSENGSYDLFSMNIDGSNRKNISNTATSFEFAPSISPDNSKLAYLNFNEVHNNIDVLVLDLKTNKIVNLTAKANLKSPLCNWESPFFAYAVDWSPDGKTLVFNSDADGDLDIYTIKSDGTVLKKITNNDWDDAQPNWSN; from the coding sequence ATGAAAAATTTTATACTATTTATAGGAGTTTTAACAAGTCTTGGACTATTAAGTAATTTAGATTTATTTAATGATAAAATATTGTATTCTTCTGATAGTGAAGATTATTTAGAAACTTCTGAACGTATACTATTTGTGAGTAGAATAGCTGGACAAGAAGAGTTGTGCTCTGTAAAACCAGATGGCTCTTCATTAAAACAACTCACAAAAAAAGAGTCAAGAAGCGAATATCAACCACATTTCTCAAAGGATAATAGATACATTACCTTTAATACATATAGATATGGTGGTTGGAAGTTGGCTAAAGCGACGTCTGATTTAAGGTCGGTAAATAAGTTGATTAAAAATTCTGTTGGATATGAATACGATGCTTCTTGGTCTAATAATGGTAATTATATTGCTTATATCGGCTTTGATGCAGGGCGATCGGGTAAAAGACAAGTATTTATAACAGATACAAAAGGTATAAACCCAAAAAATATTACTAAAAACTATAAACAATTTAGCCATTATGCACCTGTTTTTTCTAAAGACGATAAAATGATTTATTGCTATGCTGTTTCAGAAAATGGGAGTTACGACCTTTTCTCTATGAATATAGATGGATCTAATAGAAAAAATATAAGTAATACTGCCACTAGTTTTGAATTTGCACCTTCCATTTCACCTGATAATAGTAAATTGGCATATCTAAATTTTAATGAAGTACACAATAATATAGATGTATTAGTTTTAGATTTAAAAACAAATAAAATTGTTAACCTAACAGCCAAAGCTAATTTAAAAAGTCCTTTGTGTAATTGGGAATCACCGTTCTTTGCTTATGCGGTAGATTGGAGTCCAGATGGAAAGACTTTAGTTTTTAACTCTGATGCAGACGGAGATTTAGACATTTATACGATTAAAAGTGATGGAACAGTGTTAAAAAAAATAACTAATAATGATTGGGATGATGCACAGCCAAATTGGTCAAATTAA
- a CDS encoding serine hydrolase domain-containing protein, which produces MTKNTLILFLLFSSIVSSQTHRIKAIDSLFVKWNQPNSPGFSVGIIKDSKCVYAKGFGLANLEYNIPNSPSSVFRIASTSKQFTAACIILLTEQGKLNLNNTLNEYFPNFPEYSKNITIRHLLNHTSGIRDYLTLAYLKNYESNDYYDDNDIMRWLVNQNELNFKLGSEYLYSNSGYWLLGQIVNKVTGINMADFAEKEIFEPLGMVNTHFHNDHNHIVKNRAVGYIPKDDNDYSISTTTLDMIGDGGVFTTINDMKKWDDEFYKRTFFSDTFWNLMTTQGILNNENQIEYASGLFIGQYKGLKTISHGGAFVGYRAEYIKFPEQKISIILLANRGDIYPTGICYQIADILFKDDFVESEKYINITQKKEEFITIPISKLEQFSGHYWNNAGSYSRKIYVKNDTLRYSRSKTNESSLLPVNKNTFKMLNINADILIKFERDSKDNSNMVFSVNEGNPFISKKYTPKNYKDKELQKFVGDYYSKELDMYYKLKVEKGTLQLYINDTKFLMKSIMENFFTNNRFGNIQFILNSDTNTIRGFNLARGRVKNLIFNKVE; this is translated from the coding sequence ATGACAAAGAATACCTTAATTTTATTTTTATTATTCTCCTCTATTGTTTCAAGTCAAACCCATAGAATAAAAGCTATCGACAGTCTTTTTGTTAAATGGAATCAACCGAATTCGCCTGGTTTTTCTGTTGGAATTATTAAAGATTCTAAATGCGTTTATGCTAAAGGTTTTGGTTTGGCAAATTTAGAGTATAACATTCCAAACTCCCCTTCTTCTGTTTTTAGAATTGCGTCGACCTCGAAGCAATTTACTGCTGCCTGTATTATTCTATTAACAGAGCAAGGTAAACTAAATCTTAACAATACATTAAACGAGTATTTCCCGAATTTTCCAGAGTATTCTAAAAACATAACTATTCGCCATTTATTGAACCACACTAGCGGTATTCGTGACTATTTAACATTAGCCTATTTAAAAAATTATGAGAGTAATGATTATTATGATGATAATGATATTATGCGATGGCTTGTAAATCAGAATGAGCTTAACTTCAAACTTGGTAGTGAATATTTATACAGCAATTCTGGCTATTGGTTACTCGGACAGATTGTAAATAAAGTCACTGGAATCAATATGGCAGATTTTGCTGAAAAAGAAATTTTTGAACCATTAGGTATGGTAAACACGCACTTTCATAATGACCATAACCATATTGTAAAAAACAGAGCTGTAGGTTATATCCCAAAAGATGACAATGATTATTCTATTAGTACAACCACTTTAGACATGATTGGTGATGGTGGCGTTTTTACAACAATTAACGACATGAAAAAATGGGATGATGAGTTTTATAAAAGAACGTTTTTTAGTGACACATTTTGGAATCTTATGACCACTCAAGGGATTCTAAATAATGAAAACCAAATTGAATATGCATCTGGTTTATTTATTGGACAGTATAAAGGCTTAAAAACCATCTCTCATGGTGGCGCATTTGTAGGATATAGGGCTGAATATATCAAATTCCCTGAACAAAAAATCTCTATTATTCTATTAGCCAATCGTGGTGATATCTACCCAACAGGTATATGCTATCAAATTGCTGACATTCTTTTTAAAGATGATTTTGTAGAAAGTGAAAAATATATCAATATAACTCAAAAAAAAGAAGAATTTATTACGATACCCATTAGCAAATTAGAACAATTTTCTGGACATTATTGGAATAATGCTGGCTCTTATTCGAGAAAAATCTATGTGAAAAATGACACATTACGCTATTCCAGGTCAAAAACCAATGAAAGTAGTTTACTGCCTGTTAACAAAAACACATTTAAAATGTTGAATATCAACGCCGATATTCTGATAAAATTTGAAAGAGATAGTAAAGATAATTCTAACATGGTGTTTAGTGTCAATGAAGGCAATCCATTTATATCTAAAAAATATACACCAAAAAACTATAAAGATAAAGAGTTACAAAAATTTGTAGGTGATTATTATAGTAAAGAGTTGGACATGTACTATAAATTGAAAGTTGAAAAAGGAACCTTGCAGTTATACATAAACGACACAAAATTTCTTATGAAATCTATCATGGAAAATTTCTTTACTAATAATAGATTTGGAAATATTCAATTCATTTTAAACTCTGACACCAATACTATTAGAGGATTTAACCTTGCTAGAGGAAGAGTAAAAAACCTAATCTTTAATAAAGTTGAATAA
- a CDS encoding S41 family peptidase, whose product MKKIKILLTILIFSMCSNVHAQGEFEKKYSADSLKIWTRKTMKEVYKSHPGMYRYTSKNTFDKLIDSTTATISDALSTIEYYRKLKPLFAKIGCLHTSLNLSKPYQEYYETQYNFIPIEIFIDSNDKVFITKNYSTDTTIPIKSEIISINKKPIKEVIEQLYKAIPSDGYNKTLKTLVLNYHFPFWYESILGSTNNFEIKINDNGQKKSYHLNGVTRKELKLHDFNIDQKSPLTFEIKKGIGYLKIQTFSSSSFKKNNQTFKKIINDVFVKLKKQNIQNLIIDVRGNTGGSDKNAVKLASYFFNEPFQYWNNPVEISEGFYNEYKFWYGIFFRRPKKVDNAYQWKGMHWWLSTAFNYYKTQKPSRQNFNGNTYLIIDGGCMSSCADVSAILSHNKKVIVFGEETGGGYQGNTSGMMPVTPVSPNLTMTIPLQKYTNAVDATKNFGRGTLPDYLIHNTLESWINKTDIQLDYVIQFIKHKL is encoded by the coding sequence TTGAAAAAAATTAAGATCCTTTTAACGATACTAATTTTCTCTATGTGTTCTAATGTACACGCTCAAGGTGAATTTGAAAAGAAATATTCTGCGGACAGTTTAAAAATATGGACTCGAAAAACAATGAAAGAAGTTTATAAAAGTCATCCAGGAATGTATAGATATACATCTAAAAACACTTTTGATAAATTAATTGATTCAACAACGGCAACAATAAGTGACGCTCTATCTACAATAGAATATTACAGAAAATTAAAACCTTTATTCGCTAAAATAGGTTGTTTACATACCTCTTTAAATTTGTCTAAACCTTATCAAGAGTATTATGAAACTCAATATAACTTTATCCCTATAGAAATCTTTATAGATAGTAATGATAAAGTGTTTATTACTAAAAATTATAGTACGGATACTACAATCCCAATTAAAAGTGAAATAATATCAATTAATAAAAAACCTATTAAAGAGGTTATTGAGCAATTGTATAAAGCAATACCATCAGATGGTTATAATAAAACTTTAAAGACACTTGTATTAAACTATCATTTTCCGTTCTGGTACGAAAGTATTCTTGGTAGTACTAATAATTTTGAGATTAAAATAAACGACAATGGTCAAAAAAAATCATACCATCTAAATGGTGTCACTCGGAAAGAATTAAAATTACATGATTTTAATATTGATCAAAAAAGTCCATTAACATTTGAAATCAAGAAAGGTATTGGATACTTAAAAATTCAAACATTTTCAAGTAGTTCTTTTAAAAAAAATAATCAAACGTTTAAGAAAATTATTAATGATGTATTTGTGAAACTTAAAAAACAGAATATACAAAATCTAATAATTGATGTAAGAGGCAATACTGGAGGAAGTGATAAAAATGCAGTAAAATTAGCATCTTACTTTTTTAATGAACCATTTCAATATTGGAATAACCCAGTAGAGATATCTGAAGGATTTTATAACGAATATAAGTTTTGGTATGGTATTTTTTTTAGAAGACCAAAAAAAGTAGATAACGCCTATCAATGGAAAGGAATGCATTGGTGGCTTAGTACAGCTTTTAACTATTACAAAACTCAAAAGCCTTCAAGACAAAATTTTAATGGAAATACCTATCTAATAATAGATGGTGGTTGTATGTCTTCTTGCGCTGATGTTTCAGCAATTTTATCACATAACAAAAAGGTTATAGTTTTTGGGGAAGAAACAGGAGGAGGTTATCAAGGAAATACCAGTGGTATGATGCCTGTTACGCCTGTTTCCCCTAATCTTACAATGACAATTCCTTTACAGAAATATACAAACGCAGTTGATGCTACGAAGAATTTTGGCAGAGGTACTTTACCAGATTACCTTATACATAATACCCTGGAAAGCTGGATAAATAAAACGGATATACAATTAGATTATGTAATACAGTTTATTAAACACAAATTATAA